The following coding sequences lie in one Amblyraja radiata isolate CabotCenter1 chromosome 20, sAmbRad1.1.pri, whole genome shotgun sequence genomic window:
- the rag2 gene encoding V(D)J recombination-activating protein 2, protein MSLQMVSVNSSNNLIQPGFSLLDFHGEVFLFGQKGWPKRSCSTGVFLLHLKDHLLKLKPVSFSSESCYLPPLRRPAITHYSDPSETGSLYYIIHGGRTPNSEVPNSLYVMRVYDNTAKKRTSLCCSEKNLKGDVPTGRYGHTINVIQSKGQTICVLFGGRSYQPPGQRTTENWNSLVDCLPEVYLIDMNTGHCTSHMLPEIEEGFSFHVAVSKIDTIYILGGHSIKDNHRPERLLSLKVDLSGIHPSVKCTVLHGGISVSSAIVTQAGKDEFIIVGGYESESKKRIICNTIVLENDSIQILDKDPPMWTSDINTSKTWFGSDMGSGAVLIGIPGNTKQDTSEANYFYIAHFGQPKEESQMSASQESFTDPEECSAFEDSEEFHFVVEPDSSEYVENLNEGDEEGYWIKCSANCNMNIKIWVPYYSTELNKPAMIFCSNAGDDGHWVHAQCMNLTESQLIQFSQENITYFCNEHFIERSIKTPPKIKQIKRTPIKTPRKKSPATLKRTPMKKSFLKRLFD, encoded by the coding sequence ATGTCCCTGCAAATGGTTTCAGTGAACAGCAGTAACAACCTAATACAGCCAGGATTCTCCTTACTCGATTTTCATGGTGAAGTCTTTCTTTTTGGGCAAAAAGGGTGGCCTAAACGATCCTGCAGCACAGGCGTTTTTCTTCTTCATCTCAAGGACCATCTACTGAAACTTAAACCCGTTTCATTTTCATCGGAATCATGCTACCTTCCACCGCTGCGCCGGCCTGCAATAACTCATTACTCGGATCCCTCAGAAACAGGAAGCCTTTATTATATCATTCACGGTGGGAGAACTCCGAATAGTGAAGTGCCTAATTCACTTTACGTCATGAGGGTTTATGACAATACTGCCAAAAAGAGAACATCTCTTTGTTGCAGTGAAAAAAATCTAAAAGGAGATGTCCCCACAGGAAGATATGGCCACACCATCAATGTGATTCAGAGCAAGGGACAAACTATATGTGTCTTGTTTGGGGGTAGATCCTACCAGCCTCCTGGGCAAAGAACCACAGAAAACTGGAACAGCTTAGTCGATTGTTTGCCTGAGGTTTATCTGATTGATATGAACACCGGCCATTGCACATCCCACATGCTACCAGAAATAGAAGAAGGATTTTCATTCCATGTTGCTGTTTCAAAAATTGACACCATCTATATATTAGGTGGCCACTCCATCAAAGACAATCATCGCCCTGAAAGATTGCTTAGTCTAAAAGTAGATCTTTCAGGCATCCATCCCAGTGTTAAATGTACAGTACTGCATGGGGGTATCTCTGTATCAAGTGCAATAGTGACCCAAGCTGGCAAAGATGAATTCATCATTGTTGGCGGCTATGAATCTGAGAGTAAGAAGCGAATCATTTGTAACACCATCGTTTTGGAGAATGATAGCATTCAGATATTGGATAAAGATCCCCCAATGTGGACTAGTGATATAAACACAAGCAAAACCTGGTTTGGCAGCGATATGGGAAGTGGTGCAGTGTTAATAGGAATTCCTGGAAATACAAAACAGGATACATCAGAAGCAAACTACTTCTATATAGCACATTTTGGACAGCCAAAAGAGGAGAGCCAAATGTCTGCCAGCCAGGAATCCTTTACTGATCCTGAGGAATGCAGTGCATTTGAAGATTCAGAAGAATTTCACTTTGTAGTGGAACCAGATTCCTCTGAATATGTGGAAAACTTGAATGAAGGTGATGAAGAAGGATATTGGATAAAATGCAGTGCCAACTGCAATATGAATATCAAGATCTGGGTGCCCTATTATTCCACAGAACTCAATAAACCAGCAATGATCTTCTGTTCAAATGCAGGTGATGATGGACACTGGGTACATGCTCAGTGCATGAATCTCACAGAATCACAGCTAATCCAGTTTTCTCAGGAGAACATAACGTACTTTTGCAATGAACACTTTATTGAGAGAAGCATTAAAACTCCACCAAAGATAAAGCAGATAAAGCGAACACCAATAAAAACCCCACGTAAGAAGTCACCAGCAACACTGAAAAGGACACCAATGAAGAAAAGCTTCCTGAAGAGACTGTTTGATTGA